A window from Pseudomonas campi encodes these proteins:
- a CDS encoding class I SAM-dependent methyltransferase, which yields MLVWEGNRFSIGDRKFQIMVELTDLYTLKNQDGFILGKPRRYLDKYCEHLAGKTFQNIFELGIFRGGSTIFLNEMFKPEKLVAIDFNSQPVGILNRYAQEPGNSGAVLPFYGVDQSDVSRLSDIYHETFGSAPLDLVVDDASHFLDETRASFNFLFPKLRAGGTYIIEDWAWAHQACDFKGLNEGFAEKPSMANLIIDIVLASVAAPGLFDEVSINDGFVMVTKGATPIDGEFDIRAYNFHRGQVMGQQDYFA from the coding sequence ATGCTGGTGTGGGAAGGCAACCGATTCAGTATCGGAGATCGCAAGTTCCAGATCATGGTCGAACTTACCGACCTATACACCCTAAAGAATCAGGATGGTTTCATTCTCGGCAAACCTCGCCGCTACCTCGACAAATACTGTGAGCATCTGGCCGGCAAGACATTCCAGAACATTTTTGAACTCGGCATATTCAGGGGAGGAAGCACCATTTTTCTCAATGAAATGTTCAAACCGGAAAAACTGGTAGCCATCGACTTCAATAGCCAACCTGTCGGGATTCTCAACAGATACGCTCAAGAGCCTGGAAACAGTGGTGCGGTACTGCCTTTCTATGGTGTCGACCAGAGTGATGTGAGCCGACTCTCCGATATCTACCATGAGACTTTCGGAAGTGCACCACTCGATCTGGTAGTGGATGACGCGTCGCATTTTCTTGATGAAACGCGCGCCTCTTTCAACTTCCTTTTTCCCAAACTACGCGCCGGCGGTACCTACATCATTGAAGACTGGGCTTGGGCGCATCAGGCTTGTGACTTCAAGGGACTGAATGAAGGTTTTGCAGAGAAGCCATCCATGGCCAACCTGATCATCGACATCGTCCTGGCATCAGTAGCGGCACCTGGGCTCTTCGATGAAGTGAGCATCAATGATGGCTTCGTGATGGTGACAAAAGGCGCAACCCCCATCGACGGAGAGTTCGACATCCGCGCCTATAACTTCCACCGAGGGCAGGTCATGGGTCAGCAGGACTACTTCGCATGA
- the bfr gene encoding bacterioferritin has translation MQGQAEVVEYLKDLLRGELAARDQYFLHSRMYQDWGFSKLYERLNHEMEEETEHADALLQRILFLEATPDMTPKAIQPGATVPDMLRADLKLEYEVREALSKGMTLCEKHKDYISRDMLGLQLKDTEEDHAYWLEQQLGLIDRVGLQNYLQSQA, from the coding sequence ATGCAAGGCCAGGCTGAAGTCGTCGAATATCTCAAGGATCTGCTGCGCGGCGAGCTTGCCGCCCGCGACCAGTATTTCCTGCATTCGCGCATGTATCAGGACTGGGGCTTCAGCAAGCTCTACGAACGCCTCAACCACGAGATGGAGGAGGAGACCGAACACGCCGATGCCCTGCTGCAACGCATCCTGTTTCTCGAAGCCACCCCGGACATGACGCCCAAGGCGATCCAGCCGGGCGCCACCGTGCCGGACATGCTGCGTGCCGACCTCAAGCTGGAATACGAGGTGCGCGAAGCCCTGAGCAAGGGCATGACCCTGTGCGAGAAACACAAGGACTACATCAGCCGCGACATGCTCGGCCTGCAGCTGAAAGACACCGAGGAAGACCACGCCTACTGGCTGGAACAGCAGCTCGGCCTGATCGACCGCGTCGGCCTGCAGAACTACCTGCAATCGCAGGCCTGA
- a CDS encoding EamA family transporter — MSVPHILLALLVTLIWGVNFVVIKVGLQDFPPLLFCALRFALAALPLLFLRGPLPAPWWRIVQIGLLLGVLKFGLLFVGMYLGMPAGLSSLVLQSQVFFTVLIAALLLGERPTARALFGLLLAAAGLLLIGWQRPLGNSLLAFALVVAAALAWACANIATKRSGASDMLRLICWVSLVPVLPLLGLSYLFEGPQAITTALTQASWSGVGALLYIAFLATTIGFAIWSFLLRRYPASLVAPFALAVPVSGLLAGWLLLGESLTVLGWLACLLVFGGLAITVLPRSFPGFAKSPAA, encoded by the coding sequence ATGTCTGTGCCGCATATCCTCCTGGCCCTGCTGGTTACCCTGATCTGGGGCGTCAATTTCGTGGTGATCAAGGTCGGTCTGCAGGACTTTCCGCCGCTGCTGTTCTGCGCCCTGCGCTTCGCCCTGGCGGCGTTGCCGTTGTTGTTCCTGCGTGGCCCGCTGCCGGCGCCGTGGTGGCGCATCGTGCAGATCGGCCTGTTGCTCGGGGTGCTCAAGTTCGGCCTGTTGTTCGTCGGCATGTACCTGGGCATGCCGGCCGGGCTGTCGTCGCTGGTGCTGCAGAGCCAGGTGTTCTTCACCGTGCTGATCGCCGCCCTGCTGCTGGGCGAGCGGCCCACGGCGCGGGCGCTGTTCGGCTTGCTGTTGGCGGCGGCTGGCCTGCTGTTGATCGGCTGGCAGCGGCCGCTGGGTAACAGCCTGCTGGCTTTCGCTTTGGTGGTCGCCGCCGCGCTGGCCTGGGCCTGCGCCAATATCGCCACCAAACGCTCCGGCGCCAGCGACATGCTGCGCCTTATCTGCTGGGTCAGCCTGGTGCCGGTGCTGCCGCTGCTGGGCCTGTCCTACCTGTTCGAGGGGCCGCAGGCGATCACTACGGCGTTGACCCAGGCCAGCTGGAGCGGTGTCGGCGCGTTGCTGTATATCGCCTTCCTCGCCACCACCATCGGCTTCGCCATCTGGAGTTTCCTGCTGCGCCGTTACCCGGCCAGCCTGGTTGCACCTTTTGCCCTGGCGGTGCCGGTATCGGGGCTGCTGGCCGGCTGGTTGCTGCTCGGTGAGTCGCTCACGGTGCTGGGCTGGCTGGCCTGTTTGCTGGTGTTCGGCGGCCTGGCCATTACGGTCCTGCCACGGTCTTTTCCGGGCTTCGCAAAAAGCCCTGCAGCCTAG
- a CDS encoding PA4780 family RIO1-like protein kinase, whose product MKTPKRLEPVLEDGLIDEVIRPLMSGKEAAVYVVRCGSELRCAKVYKEANKRGFRQAAEYQEGRKTRNSRDARAMAKGSKHGRKEQEEAWQNAEVAALFRLAAAGVRVPTPYDYMDGVLLMELVGDGSGDVAPRLNDVDLLPDDAREFHAFMIGEIVKMLCAGLVHGDLSEFNVLLGPEGPVIIDLPQAVDAAANNHAFSMLERDVRNMAEYFGQFAPELLYTKYAKEMWALFEAGELTPESPLTGEFDEPEEEADVEAVMREIKAALAEQARLEALRNAEDAPRDEPPPPPWAS is encoded by the coding sequence ATGAAGACCCCGAAACGCCTGGAACCCGTGCTTGAAGATGGTTTGATCGACGAGGTGATCCGTCCGCTGATGAGCGGCAAGGAAGCCGCCGTGTATGTCGTGCGCTGCGGCAGCGAATTGCGCTGCGCCAAGGTCTACAAGGAAGCCAACAAGCGCGGCTTCCGCCAGGCCGCCGAGTACCAGGAAGGCCGCAAGACCCGCAACAGCCGCGACGCCCGCGCCATGGCCAAGGGCAGCAAGCATGGCCGCAAGGAGCAGGAAGAGGCCTGGCAGAACGCCGAAGTGGCCGCCCTGTTCCGTCTGGCTGCCGCCGGTGTGCGGGTGCCCACGCCCTACGACTACATGGATGGTGTGCTGCTCATGGAGCTGGTCGGCGACGGCAGCGGCGATGTCGCTCCGCGCCTGAACGATGTCGATCTGTTGCCTGACGATGCTCGCGAATTTCACGCGTTCATGATCGGCGAAATCGTCAAGATGCTGTGCGCCGGTCTGGTGCATGGCGATCTTTCCGAATTCAACGTGCTGCTCGGCCCGGAAGGCCCGGTGATCATCGACCTGCCGCAGGCGGTGGACGCGGCGGCGAACAACCATGCCTTCAGCATGCTCGAACGCGATGTGCGCAACATGGCCGAGTACTTCGGTCAGTTCGCCCCCGAGCTGCTCTACACCAAGTACGCCAAGGAAATGTGGGCGTTGTTCGAGGCCGGCGAGCTGACCCCGGAAAGCCCGCTGACCGGCGAGTTCGACGAGCCGGAAGAAGAGGCCGACGTCGAGGCAGTGATGCGCGAGATCAAGGCCGCCCTGGCCGAACAGGCGCGCCTGGAAGCCCTGCGCAACGCCGAAGACGCCCCGCGCGACGAGCCCCCGCCACCGCCCTGGGCCAGCTGA